DNA from Candidatus Eisenbacteria bacterium:
GTCATTCATCAATCCTCAGATACTCCCCAACAGCCCAAGGAGCTATCGCCCCAGGCCAGCCTCGGCGCCGTTGCGCCGCCCACAGAGTATTGGCGAGGAGAAAGGCGATCGTCATCGGTCCGACGCCTCCGGGAACGGGAGAGAACGCCGACACAACCGCCTTGGCGCCGGCCGGATCGACATCCCCGACGAGCCGCGCTTTCCCCCCGGCCGGATCCTCTATCCGGTGCATCCCGACATCGATGACGACCGCCCCGGGTTTGATCATGTCGCCGGTCACGAATTGAGGGCGGCCGGCGGCGGCGATGAGGATGTCGGCCTCACGGGTCACAGCGGGGAGATCGATGGTCCGGCTGTGGGCGAGGGTGACAGTGGCATCCGTCCCCTTTTGACTCAGAAGCTGGGCCAGGGGCCGGCCGACAATCGCGCTGCGGCCGACGATGACGACCCGCCGGCCGGCGATGGGAATGTTATAATCTTCAAGCAGAGCGAGGATACCGAGGGGTGTGCAGGGGATAAGGTTGGGCCGTCCCAGCGCCAAATGCCCGGCATTCAAGGGATGCAGTCCGTCGGCATCCTTTTCGGGGAGAATGGACTCTTGCAGGGTGGTCGCATCGAGCTGCGGCGGAAGGGGTAATTGTACAAGAATACCGTCAACTGACGTATCCTTATTGAGACGCTCCAACAGATCGAGAAGATCCTTTTGTTCAACATCCTCCGATTTGACATAGACCAACGATCGCAATCCCACCTCGGCACAGGCCTTTTCTTTTCCCCTTACATATACTTTGGATGCTTCATCTTCACCGACTCGAATCAAGGCAAGACAGGGAGCCGGGGACCCCTTCGGTCTCTTCAGAATCTCGCGAGTGATCCGATCGCGGATCTTTTGGGATGTTTTTCTGCCGCTCAGGCGCATCGGCCCGGCGATGGGCGCGGGGTTTTGTTCCATTCCCTGTTCGCTGCTCACATCTCCTCCTGTACCAAGCGAATCGATTGCGCCCGCCCGGTTGCTGAATCGATATCTATCAGAGCCGCGCAGAGACGGATTTGATCGGTGGCGCATTGATACTTTACCGGAAGGCGTTGAACCATTCGTCGAAGCGCCAGTTCTTTTCGAACACCGATCACACCGTCGTAGGGACCCGTCATTCCAACATCCGTTAGATACGCTGTGCCTCCCTTTAAGAGGGCGGCATCAGCGGTGGGAACATGTGTATGCGTTCCGATCACCGCCGAAACACGGCCGTCCAAATAATGTCCCATCGCTTGCTTTTCTGAGGTCGCTTCGGCATGAAAATCAACGAGAACAGCGCGGGATTGTTCCGGATCGGCGGACAGCAGAGAGATTGCCGTCTGGAAGGGACAGTCCATCATTGGCATAAAAACGCGGCCGAGAAGATTGATGACCGTTAGATTCTCACCCGCAGTGGTCCGAAAGACGCCGGCGCCGCGGCCGGGAGCCCCCTTCGGGATATTTGCGGGACGGAGAATCCGGGGGTCCTCGATGATGTCAAAGATCTCTTTATTATCCCAAACATGATTGCCGCCTGTCAGAAGATCGACGCCGGCGTCAAAGACTTCTCCTACGGTCCGTGCGGTCATCCCGGCTCCGCCGGCGATATTCTCCCCATTGGCAATGCAGAATTCCACATCCCACTCTTGGCGAAGCCTCGGGAGAAGCTGTTTAACAATCCGTCGACCGGGCTTGCCGATAATATCCCCGATAAAGAATATTCTCATCGCAGTGTGACGGCTTTCATTCTTTGCCATGCAAAAAAGGTCAAAAAAGGAATCCCCACCGCAGAAGCCGTGGGGTTTCGAGCTTTTGAACCTGTATTTTACAGGTGGACGCCTCCCGCCGCAGGTCTGGCGCCTTCCCCGGAAGGAAAGTCCCCATTACCACGACGCTCCGGCACCCTTACTGAAACTGTTGGCTCAAAATGCCCCTCACCTTCACGAACCCGGCAGGGATTCCAATACATCACAGAACGGGATGAATCCGATGCCGGTCCCCCTTCACGGCTTTCAATGTTCCACCAGATCAGAGGACAGGATCGGTGTTTCCAAATCGACGGCCAACAGCGTGTCGTCGAGCCGATCGGTCAACTCCCCGATCCTCTCTTTGAGAGTCTCGAGCAGTTGTGTGGAGTTCTCCCGTTCCCTCAAAAGTTTCTGAGCGATATTCATCGCCGTCAGCACCGCAAGGCGCTTTGGTTCAGTGATCGGACTGGCTCCCAGCAACTCCTTCATCATCTCTTCTACAAATCGGGCCAGTTTTTGGATTTCTTCCGCGTCACTGTCTCCCTGGATGCGGTACTCCTCACCAAGGATCTTAACTTTTGTTGTCGGGTCACCCGGCATGAGCCGCTCCAGTCCGGATGTTGAAAACCTGGTTTTTGGAGGGGTTGGATCGCCCGCTCCGCATTCATTCCCCTATTTCAACTTAAAGTTGACCGGCGAGGGAGTCAACCTTGTGAATGAGTCCCTTGACCGTTTTCAGGATCGTTTCCCTCTCGATCAACCATCTTTTCTCTTCCGCATCCAACCCGGATAAGCGGCGGATTTCTTCTTCCACACCTTCCGGGGTCTCTCTGCCCACGGCCTTTTGTATACGATTCAGGGCCGTTTCCAAATCCACAACCCGCGCATGTTCCTCAAGCGCAAGGGCCTGCAACTTGTCGATACGGTCGCTTAATTTATTCAAGGCCTCCGGAATCGAATCCCCCAGCACCAGGCTCTGATCCAATTCAGCCGGGATCGCCGGCGCCTCCATTTCCACCTCATGGGTGGGCTCGGTCATGATGTCACTCCTTAAGTTGAGCTATGGGCTTCAGCCGCTTCTCGAGCGGTCGTCACCAAATCCCCGAAGGCCTTGTCATCGGTGAGAGCCAAATCGGCGAGAAGACGACGGTCTAGGTCAATACCCGCAAGTTTCAAGCCAGAAATGAACCGGCTGTAGCTCATTCCATGCTGCCGTGAGGCGGCATTGATGCGCTGGATCCACAGGCGTCGAAAATCTCGACGACGTTGGCGCCGGTCCCGATAGGCATAGGCAAGCGCCCGAAGAAGATTATCCTTCGCGATGCGATAAAGTTTACGCCGACCGCTAAAAGCCCCTCTGTTGGCTTTGAGTACTTTGTTGCGGCGCGCGCGCCCGGGAACAACTGTTTTTGTACGTGGCATTTTATATGCCTCCTTCCTACCCTCTTAACACCCCCGTATGGGGTGGGGCAGTCGACATGAGAGCAAGTGTTAAAGACCGGGGCCTATCAATATCCGGATGTGCCTCGCGTTACTCTTATCCACGATAGACGAATGACGCAGGCGCCTCTTTGCCTTGCGCGTCTTGCAAGTCATCAGGTGCGAACTCTTAGCACAATGTCTCACAATTTTTCCGGAACCGGTCACTTTGAACCGCTTGGCCGCTCCCCGTCTGGTCTTCATTTTCGGCATTTCTTCATCCCCCTGCGGACGCGGTGTCTCCCGGCTTGCGCCCAACCCGCGGCGTAAGCACGATGATCATCGTCCGGCCTTCCATCTTTGGTCCAACTTCAACAACGGCCAGATCATCCATCTCTTCCTTTACCCGAGTCAGGAGGATCGTTCCCGATTCCGTACGGGTGATCTCCCGTCCACGAAACCGGATTGTGATCTTGACCTTATCCCGGTTTTCGAGAAAACGACGGACATGCTTCATCTTGAATTCGTAGTCGTGCTTCTCGATCTTCGGTCGCAGTTTGATCTCTTTGATCGTACTGTGATGCTGCTTGCGCCGGGCCTGTCGTTCCTTCTTCGATTTCTCGAATTTGAACTTCCCATAATCCATAATCCGGCACACAGGCGGCACGGCATTGGAGGCGACCTCCACCAGATCCAGTTTGGCCTCCCGGGCCTTCTGGAGAGCCTCAGAGATCGCCATGACCCCGAGCTGTTCCCCATCCGCACTGACGACACGAACCATCGGCGTGCGAATGCCTTCATTCACATTAACCGTATCTTTACCCCTGGCTGGGATAGCTATCACCTCCCACTGATTTTGAGAAAATTTCCATACGGGGGTGATCCATGCCGGCGACCGGGGTGACCCGGCGGCCGGACTCAACGAGGAGTTTTGGATAGAACCCCATGAGCATTCCCTTCAGGGCGCAATGGGGTGAGAGATCGGGATCGCGTGGCGATCAGCCCCCGTCTCTTCTTAGCCGCCAAGATCGCCCCGTCAGGGACGGATCCTTGCAGGAAAGGATTCGTACTAAGGCAACGTACGGTGGGCGATACTGGAATTGAACCAGTGACCTCTTGCATGTCAAGCAAGCACTCTAACCAACTGAGCTAATCGCCCAATATTGCACGAAGTCCGCAAAAGCGCCCAGCCCTTGCGGTCAGAAACTCATGCTACGGCCCGGCCTTCTTTGTGTCAAGTCCCCCTTCGGGACCCAGGGTCCGCCCCAGAACCAGGGCGATTCGGGCGCATTCGACCGTCAGCACGCGGAATTGATCCAGGGTCAGAGACTGCTGACCGTCACAAAGCGCCGAATCCGGGTCGTGGTGAACCTCCAGAATCAGACCATCCGCCCCCGCGGCGATGGAGGCGCGGGCCATCGGGGCCACCATCTTTCGAATCCCGACGGCATGGCTGGGGTCGATGATCACCGGAAGATGCGTGAGCTCTTTGAGTACCGGGACGGCGCTGAGATCCAGTGTGTTGCGTGTATAAGTATTAAAGGTCCGGATCCCACGTTCGCAAAGGATCACCTTATAGTTGCCGCCCGCCATGATATATTCAGCTGAATTGAGGAGTTCCTCGATGGTCGTTGCGGGTCCTCTCTTTAACAATACAGGTTTATCCAGCAAGGAAAGGGCGTTCAACAATGTGAAGTTCTGCACATTCCGCGCACCCACCTGAAGGATGTCGACATACCGGCATGCCGGTTCGAGGTGTGAGATATCCATCACCTCACTGACGACCTTGAGCCCGAACGTATCGGCCGCCTTTCTAAGGATTTTCAACCCCTCGACCCCAAGGCCCTGAAAGGAATAGGGTGAGCTTCTTGGCTTGAAGGCGCCGCCTCGCATCACCTTGGCGCCGGCCTGCGCGACCCCCTCGGCAATTCGATTCACCTGGTCCTCGCCCTCAACGGCGCACGGACCGGCCATAAGGATCACCTCCCGGCCGCCCACCACAACATCCCCCACTGCGACGTGAGTATCCGACGCGCAGAACTGCCGGCTGGCAAGTTTGAATGATTTGGTGATTTTTGTGATTTCGGTGACACCGGGGAGACGTCTGATCGCTTCCTCTGGAAAATCAGCAGGGCCGAGCGCACAGAGGAGCGTCTCGCCCTCACGATCCATCCGGTGAACACTGTAGCCGGCGGAGAGGAGTTTTCGGCGCACTTCCTGGATTTGTTCCTCGGTCGGCCGGGGAGCCATTGAAATCTTCATCGGAACGTCAGCATGGTGGTTCTACAATGACCACCTTGCCTTCTCCTTTCACCAGCTCACCAAGCACCCAATAATCGATTCCATCCACCCCCAGTTTTTCACCGGTACGAGGAAGATCTTCCCTATCGATCATCAGGACCCAGCCGATTCCCATGTTAAAAACTCTGAACATTTCCTTCTCGGCCACATCGCCCCGCTCCTGAATCAATCGGAACAATGCAGGAACATCCCAGGAGTTGTTGAGGATACGGGCATCCAAATTCTTTGGGAGCACGCGGGGGATATTTTCCAGAATCCCGCCCCCCGTGATATGCGCCATCGCCTTTACCAGCCCGGCCTGAAGGAGGGGCCGGACATGAGGCAGATAGAGAGTATGAGATTTCATGAGGGCCTCGCCCACCGAAATCTGAAGGGACGGCGGGATATCGGTCCATTGCAAATCACCACGGTCAAGCAGGACGTGACGCGCTAATGTATAACCATTCGTATGGAGACCGGATGAGGGCAAACCGATCAGGATATCCCCGCTTT
Protein-coding regions in this window:
- the folD gene encoding bifunctional methylenetetrahydrofolate dehydrogenase/methenyltetrahydrofolate cyclohydrolase FolD; its protein translation is MRLSGRKTSQKIRDRITREILKRPKGSPAPCLALIRVGEDEASKVYVRGKEKACAEVGLRSLVYVKSEDVEQKDLLDLLERLNKDTSVDGILVQLPLPPQLDATTLQESILPEKDADGLHPLNAGHLALGRPNLIPCTPLGILALLEDYNIPIAGRRVVIVGRSAIVGRPLAQLLSQKGTDATVTLAHSRTIDLPAVTREADILIAAAGRPQFVTGDMIKPGAVVIDVGMHRIEDPAGGKARLVGDVDPAGAKAVVSAFSPVPGGVGPMTIAFLLANTLWAAQRRRGWPGAIAPWAVGEYLRIDE
- the rplT gene encoding 50S ribosomal protein L20, with protein sequence MPRTKTVVPGRARRNKVLKANRGAFSGRRKLYRIAKDNLLRALAYAYRDRRQRRRDFRRLWIQRINAASRQHGMSYSRFISGLKLAGIDLDRRLLADLALTDDKAFGDLVTTAREAAEAHSST
- the rpmI gene encoding 50S ribosomal protein L35, encoding MPKMKTRRGAAKRFKVTGSGKIVRHCAKSSHLMTCKTRKAKRRLRHSSIVDKSNARHIRILIGPGL
- a CDS encoding cell division protein ZapA gives rise to the protein MPGDPTTKVKILGEEYRIQGDSDAEEIQKLARFVEEMMKELLGASPITEPKRLAVLTAMNIAQKLLRERENSTQLLETLKERIGELTDRLDDTLLAVDLETPILSSDLVEH
- a CDS encoding TIGR00282 family metallophosphoesterase, with translation MRIFFIGDIIGKPGRRIVKQLLPRLRQEWDVEFCIANGENIAGGAGMTARTVGEVFDAGVDLLTGGNHVWDNKEIFDIIEDPRILRPANIPKGAPGRGAGVFRTTAGENLTVINLLGRVFMPMMDCPFQTAISLLSADPEQSRAVLVDFHAEATSEKQAMGHYLDGRVSAVIGTHTHVPTADAALLKGGTAYLTDVGMTGPYDGVIGVRKELALRRMVQRLPVKYQCATDQIRLCAALIDIDSATGRAQSIRLVQEEM
- the purM gene encoding phosphoribosylformylglycinamidine cyclo-ligase is translated as MDRYKEAGVDRGRADLVRQRIGALCQSTYGSNVVSGVGGFGGCIALPKASDQSILVASVDGVGTKMRVAALTGMWEAVGYDIVAHGVNDVLVQGAEPLFFLDYIAMSRLDPEIIGRMADGMVKACREAGCALLGGETAEMPGIYAPGDVELVGTMVGVVERERLIDGSCLESGDILIGLPSSGLHTNGYTLARHVLLDRGDLQWTDIPPSLQISVGEALMKSHTLYLPHVRPLLQAGLVKAMAHITGGGILENIPRVLPKNLDARILNNSWDVPALFRLIQERGDVAEKEMFRVFNMGIGWVLMIDREDLPRTGEKLGVDGIDYWVLGELVKGEGKVVIVEPPC
- the infC gene encoding translation initiation factor IF-3; this encodes MIAIPARGKDTVNVNEGIRTPMVRVVSADGEQLGVMAISEALQKAREAKLDLVEVASNAVPPVCRIMDYGKFKFEKSKKERQARRKQHHSTIKEIKLRPKIEKHDYEFKMKHVRRFLENRDKVKITIRFRGREITRTESGTILLTRVKEEMDDLAVVEVGPKMEGRTMIIVLTPRVGRKPGDTASAGG
- the aroF gene encoding 3-deoxy-7-phosphoheptulonate synthase, with the translated sequence MKISMAPRPTEEQIQEVRRKLLSAGYSVHRMDREGETLLCALGPADFPEEAIRRLPGVTEITKITKSFKLASRQFCASDTHVAVGDVVVGGREVILMAGPCAVEGEDQVNRIAEGVAQAGAKVMRGGAFKPRSSPYSFQGLGVEGLKILRKAADTFGLKVVSEVMDISHLEPACRYVDILQVGARNVQNFTLLNALSLLDKPVLLKRGPATTIEELLNSAEYIMAGGNYKVILCERGIRTFNTYTRNTLDLSAVPVLKELTHLPVIIDPSHAVGIRKMVAPMARASIAAGADGLILEVHHDPDSALCDGQQSLTLDQFRVLTVECARIALVLGRTLGPEGGLDTKKAGP